A genome region from Triticum aestivum cultivar Chinese Spring chromosome 2B, IWGSC CS RefSeq v2.1, whole genome shotgun sequence includes the following:
- the LOC123044109 gene encoding probable glucomannan 4-beta-mannosyltransferase 7, with protein sequence MEAAEIGGALLFALAAAAALFSAVSTGAVDFSHPLAVGGRVDFQETISWFIGIFDGSSSSSSAAGGVSLAEVYELWVRVRGRVIAPALQVAVWACMVMSVMLVVEALYNCVVSLGVKAVGWRPEWRFKWEPLAGDDEEKGGAHYPMVLVQIPMYNELEVYKLSIGAACELQWPKDRIIVQVLDDSTDPFIKNLVELECESWAVKGLNIKYATRSSRKGFKAGALKKGMECDYAKQCEYVAIFDADFQPEPDFLLRTVPFFVHNPEVALVQARWSFVNDTASLLTRVQKMFFDYHFKVEQEAGSATFSFFSFNGTAGVWRTSAIKEAGGWKDRTTVEDMDLAVRATLKGWKFVYVGDIRVKSELPSTYKAYCRQQFRWSCGGAHLFRKVAKDILTAKDVSLIKKFHMLYSFFLVRRVVAPTVACILYNIILPISVMIPELFLPVWGIAYIPTVLLVVTAIRHPKNLHILPFWILFESVMTMHRMRAALSGLFELSEFNEWVVTKKTGNNFEDSEVPLLQKTRKRLRDRVNFREIVFSAFLFFCASYNLVFTGKTSYYFNLYLQGLAFVCLGLNFTGTCSCCQ encoded by the exons ATGGAGGCTGCAGAAATCGGCGGCGCTCTCCTgttcgccctcgccgccgccgcggccctatTCTCCGCCGTCTCCACCGGCGCCGTCGACTTCAGCCACCCGCTCGCCG TGGGCGGGCGGGTGGACTTCCAGGAGACCATCTCGTGGTTCATCGGCATCTTCgatggctcctcctcctcctcgtcggcggcGGGGGGCGTGTCGCTGGCGGAGGTGTACGAGCTGTGGGTGCGGGTGCGGGGCCGGGTGATCGCGCCGGCGCTGCAGGTGGCCGTCTGGGCGTGCATGGTCATGTCGGTGATGCTGGTGGTGGAGGCCCTGTACAACTGCGTGGTCAGCCTCGGCGTCAAGGCCGTCGGCTGGCGCCCCGAGTGGCGGTTCAAGTGGGAGcccctcgccggcgacgacgaGGAGAAGGGGGGCGCCCACTACCCCATGGTCCTCGTGCAGATACCCATGTACAATGAGCTGGAG GTGTACAAGCTGTCGATAGGCGCGGCATGTGAGCTCCAGTGGCCAAAGGACAGGATAATCGTCCAAGTGCTGGACGACTCCACCGATCCGTTTATCAAG AACTTGGTGGAGCTTGAATGTGAAAGTTGGGCGGTCAAGGGTCTGAACATCAAGTATGCCACGAGAAGCAGCCGGAAGGGGTTTAAAGCAGGAGCCCTGAAGAAGGGAATGGAATGTGACTATGCCAAGCAGTGTGAATATGTTGCCATCTTTGATGCTGATTTCCAGCCTGAACCAGACTTCCTTCTCAGAACAGTGCCGTTCTTCGTGCACAATCCAGAAGTTGCTCTTGTTCAAGCTCGGTGGTCGTTCG TGAATGACACCGCGAGCCTGTTGACAAGGGTACAAAAGATGTTCTTTGATTACCATTTCAAAGTTGAGCAAGAAGCAGGATCAGCAACCTTTTCCTTCTTCAGCTTCAATG GAACCGCTGGAGTGTGGCGTACATCAGCCATCAAAGAGGCAGGAGGTTGGAAGGACCGCACTACAGTTGAAGACATGGACTTGGCAGTCCGAGCAACCCTGAAGGGTTGGAAATTTGTATATGTCGGGGATATCAGA GTTAAGAGTGAATTGCCATCCACTTACAAGGCCTACTGTCGACAGCAATTCCGGTGGTCCTGTGGTGGTGCACATTTATTCCGAAAAGTAGCAAAAGATATTTTGACTGCGAAG GATGTATCTCTCATCAAGAAGTTCCATATGCTCTATAGCTTCTTCTTGGTTCGGAGAGTTGTGGCCCCTACTGTCGCGTGTATTCTCTACAATATCATACTTCCAATCTCAGTTATGATCCCAGAACTATTCCTACCAGTCTGGGGCATCGCATATATTCCCACAGTACTTTTAGTGGTCACAGCCATTAGACATCCAAA AAATTTACACATTCTGCCATTTTGGATTTTGTTCGAGAGTGTGATGACAATGCATCGCATGAGAGCTGCCCTCTCtggtctattcgaattatcagagTTTAACGAGTGGGTCGTGACAAAGAAAACAGGGAACAATTTTGAAGATAGCGAAGTTCCCTTGTTACAGAAAACAAGGAAAAGATTAAGAGACAG GGTTAATTTTCGCGAGATTGTATTTTCGGCGTTTCTTTTCTTCTGTGCATCGTACAACCTTGTATTCACTGGCAAGACTAGCTACTATTTTAATCTCTATCTCCAAGGACTAGCATTTGTATGTCTAGGGCTAAACTTCACTGGCACTTGCAGTTGCTGTCAATGA